A single window of Acetohalobium arabaticum DSM 5501 DNA harbors:
- a CDS encoding ABC transporter ATP-binding protein, translated as MELVKRILAYVKPYRRRLAAAVVSMVLHSLMTLLFIKGFQDLIDTMINNISNSGEGFVKLSWVAVGIVVVYFFKGVAYYGQKYLTSYVAQRAIMDIRNDLYCHLQNLSLGFYDEMKTGQIMSRVTNDVGKLQSAIVSGAVSLFYKSVTLIAGLGYLFYLSWQLSLAVLIIFPIVTYVFIKYNRRIREVSRRVQARIADVTDILQETITGVRIVKSFTQEDYEYDRFSEQNHANFRANMKNTQLSASLTPIVEILASFIFTFVLWYGGYQVMKGLLTPGELLAFFTLLITISGPIKSLSKLSSTIQKALAAADRIFEIIDLEIDIEEKEDAIELESAEGKVEFKDVWFSYDEDEMVLKGINLTANPGEVVALVGPSGAGKSTLVDLIPRFYEPQSGEVLLDGYDIKDLTIKSLRSKIGIVPQENILFGGSIGDNIAYGGIDKEQEEIIKAAKAANAHEFIMEFPDGYDTQIGERGTGLSGGQRQRVSIARAILNDPKILILDEATSDLDTESEALVQEALDRLMEERTTFVIAHRLSTVLNADKIVVLDEGEIAEQGTHEELLAQKGLYSHLYKMQFND; from the coding sequence TTGGAATTAGTTAAGCGAATATTAGCCTATGTTAAGCCTTACCGCAGGCGGTTAGCAGCAGCGGTAGTATCAATGGTTCTCCATTCCCTGATGACTCTTCTTTTCATTAAAGGATTTCAAGACTTAATTGATACTATGATCAATAATATCTCCAACAGCGGAGAAGGATTTGTAAAGTTAAGCTGGGTAGCAGTAGGAATTGTTGTAGTCTATTTCTTTAAGGGAGTTGCTTACTATGGACAGAAGTATCTAACTTCCTATGTGGCCCAGCGGGCTATTATGGATATTCGAAATGATCTTTACTGCCACTTGCAGAACCTTTCGTTAGGTTTTTATGATGAGATGAAGACAGGCCAGATTATGTCGCGGGTGACCAATGATGTAGGAAAGCTGCAGAGTGCTATTGTTTCTGGAGCTGTAAGCCTCTTCTATAAATCAGTTACATTAATTGCTGGTCTAGGTTATTTATTCTATCTAAGCTGGCAGCTTTCTCTGGCAGTGTTGATTATTTTTCCGATTGTAACCTATGTATTTATCAAATATAACCGGCGGATAAGAGAGGTCAGCCGCAGGGTACAGGCTAGAATTGCAGATGTTACGGATATACTCCAGGAGACAATTACTGGCGTTAGAATAGTTAAGTCCTTTACTCAGGAAGACTATGAATATGATAGATTTAGTGAACAGAATCATGCTAACTTTCGGGCCAATATGAAGAATACACAGTTAAGTGCCAGTTTAACTCCGATTGTAGAGATTCTGGCATCTTTTATTTTTACTTTTGTTCTCTGGTATGGAGGCTATCAGGTGATGAAAGGACTGCTGACTCCAGGGGAATTACTGGCCTTCTTTACGCTGTTAATTACTATTTCTGGTCCGATTAAGTCGCTTAGCAAATTATCAAGTACTATTCAAAAGGCCTTAGCAGCAGCCGATAGAATCTTTGAGATTATTGATCTGGAAATTGATATTGAGGAGAAAGAGGATGCTATCGAACTTGAAAGTGCCGAGGGGAAAGTGGAGTTTAAAGATGTCTGGTTTAGCTATGATGAAGATGAGATGGTATTAAAAGGAATTAATCTAACAGCTAATCCGGGGGAAGTAGTAGCATTAGTCGGTCCCAGCGGTGCTGGAAAATCAACTTTAGTTGATTTAATTCCAAGATTCTATGAACCACAGAGCGGTGAAGTACTCTTGGATGGATATGATATTAAAGATTTAACTATTAAATCACTGCGCAGCAAGATCGGAATTGTTCCCCAGGAGAATATTCTCTTCGGCGGAAGTATCGGTGATAATATTGCTTACGGCGGTATAGATAAGGAGCAAGAAGAGATTATTAAGGCAGCTAAGGCAGCCAATGCCCACGAGTTTATTATGGAATTTCCTGACGGCTATGATACCCAGATCGGCGAACGGGGAACCGGCTTGTCCGGGGGCCAGCGGCAGAGAGTTTCTATTGCCCGGGCTATCTTGAATGATCCTAAGATATTGATTCTTGATGAGGCTACTTCTGATCTCGATACTGAATCGGAAGCCTTAGTTCAGGAAGCTCTGGATCGATTAATGGAGGAGCGAACAACCTTTGTCATTGCTCATAGATTATCTACCGTCTTAAATGCTGATAAGATAGTAGTTTTAGATGAAGGAGAGATTGCAGAACAGGGTACCCATGAGGAGTTATTGGCTCAGAAAGGCTTATACAGCCATCTATATAAGATGCAGTTTAATGATTAG
- the lpxB gene encoding lipid-A-disaccharide synthase produces the protein MPTVLVVAGEASGDLHAAHVIKEMKKLHSDLEFIGLGGDKMAEAGVDIIFDPTELSTIGFMEALKHLRLMYKVLNQLEEAIKEYKPDAAFLVDYSGFNLKVAKLTNKYEIPTVNYFAPSAWVWGKWRAKKMARRQAKIASVFPMEAEVYREAGAEVNFVGHPLLDIVEPELTPEELAGRLNIDANSEIIGLLPGSRQQEIEKLLPPMLEAAEIIAAKRTEVEFLLPVAETVSEQLIEEMIDNYQVEVKLIAGHSYSVMDSARLLLVTSGTATLEAACLNTPMVIIYQTSLLTWWLGKLLVKIPYVGLPNIIMDQEVVPELLQDQVSGTKIAEAGLEILGSKDDYQQIKQDLNEVVTRLGDTGATKRVAQMVLNTGGVTTDWN, from the coding sequence ATGCCAACAGTGTTAGTAGTAGCTGGAGAAGCTTCTGGAGATCTACATGCTGCTCATGTAATTAAAGAGATGAAGAAATTACATTCTGATCTGGAGTTTATCGGCCTCGGCGGTGATAAGATGGCTGAGGCTGGAGTTGATATTATCTTCGATCCTACTGAGTTGAGTACTATCGGATTTATGGAGGCGCTAAAACATTTAAGATTGATGTATAAAGTATTGAATCAATTAGAAGAAGCAATCAAAGAATATAAACCTGATGCAGCTTTCTTAGTTGATTATTCTGGTTTTAATCTAAAGGTTGCTAAATTAACTAATAAATATGAAATACCTACAGTAAATTACTTTGCTCCTTCAGCCTGGGTCTGGGGGAAGTGGCGGGCAAAAAAGATGGCTCGCCGTCAGGCCAAGATAGCCTCAGTCTTTCCTATGGAAGCAGAGGTTTATCGTGAAGCTGGAGCCGAAGTTAATTTTGTCGGCCATCCTCTGTTGGATATAGTCGAGCCTGAATTAACTCCAGAAGAGTTAGCCGGGAGGCTGAATATAGATGCCAATTCGGAGATAATCGGTCTTCTGCCCGGCAGCAGACAACAGGAGATCGAAAAATTACTGCCGCCTATGTTAGAGGCAGCAGAGATTATAGCAGCTAAGCGAACGGAAGTAGAATTTCTTCTGCCGGTAGCTGAGACGGTATCAGAGCAGTTGATTGAAGAGATGATTGATAATTACCAAGTAGAAGTTAAATTGATTGCAGGCCATTCTTATAGTGTCATGGACTCAGCCCGGCTTCTGTTGGTGACTTCTGGAACTGCCACTCTGGAAGCAGCCTGCCTGAATACACCGATGGTTATCATTTACCAGACTTCTCTACTTACCTGGTGGCTAGGAAAATTATTGGTTAAGATTCCCTATGTTGGACTACCGAATATTATTATGGATCAAGAAGTAGTACCGGAACTGCTCCAAGACCAGGTTAGTGGAACTAAGATTGCTGAGGCAGGTCTGGAGATACTGGGTTCTAAGGATGATTATCAGCAGATTAAGCAGGATTTAAATGAGGTAGTAACTAGATTAGGAGATACAGGGGCAACTAAACGAGTAGCCCAGATGGTGTTAAATACAGGAGGAGTGACTACGGATTGGAATTAG
- a CDS encoding LpxI family protein produces the protein MNRVGLIAGNGRLPLYFAQAAKDKAREVVAVSVTEQALVNKLDSIVDESYELSVAKLDKLITKLQTAGIKEVVMVGKVNKDLMFNLDFDERMTKLLMNLEEKNDDAILLALVEELAAAGIKVKKQTTYLESLLPQLGTLTEIEPSPDIIKDMEFGFKMAKGIGDLDIGQTVVVKDRAVIAVEAIEGTDQAILRSGQLAEGVVAAKVSKPQQDFRFDIPTIGKDTIKNLIEIGAAGLVIEAAKTFILDRREVCQLADKAGLPIVAMR, from the coding sequence ATGAATAGAGTAGGACTGATTGCTGGTAACGGAAGATTACCGCTGTATTTTGCTCAGGCGGCTAAGGATAAGGCTAGAGAAGTAGTGGCTGTCAGTGTTACTGAGCAGGCTTTAGTTAATAAACTGGATTCAATCGTAGATGAAAGTTATGAACTCAGTGTTGCAAAGCTGGATAAATTAATAACTAAGCTGCAGACAGCAGGGATCAAAGAAGTGGTAATGGTAGGTAAAGTGAATAAAGACCTGATGTTTAATCTGGACTTTGATGAACGAATGACTAAATTATTAATGAACCTGGAAGAGAAGAATGATGATGCTATTCTGTTGGCTTTGGTTGAAGAGCTAGCAGCAGCGGGGATCAAGGTTAAAAAACAGACAACCTATCTGGAAAGTCTCTTACCGCAGCTGGGAACCTTGACTGAAATTGAACCGTCACCAGATATAATTAAGGATATGGAGTTTGGGTTCAAGATGGCTAAAGGGATCGGTGATCTTGACATCGGTCAGACTGTTGTGGTTAAGGATAGGGCTGTAATAGCTGTCGAAGCTATTGAAGGGACTGACCAGGCAATTTTACGCAGCGGGCAGTTGGCCGAGGGAGTAGTAGCAGCAAAAGTCAGCAAGCCCCAACAGGATTTCAGGTTTGATATTCCTACTATTGGGAAGGATACAATTAAGAATCTGATTGAGATTGGAGCTGCAGGGCTTGTAATTGAAGCAGCTAAGACCTTTATTTTAGATCGCAGGGAAGTTTGTCAGTTAGCAGATAAGGCCGGACTTCCGATTGTAGCAATGAGGTGA
- the lpxA gene encoding acyl-ACP--UDP-N-acetylglucosamine O-acyltransferase, translating into MKEVNKGNNIVHLAEVHETAIVKSGAKIGKNVKIGPYSVIGEHVEIGDGTEIGSHVVIEGWTEIGKNNEIFTGASIGQKPQDLKFDGEKSYLTIGDDNIIREYATIHRGTEEGGLETKIGNDNLIMAYCHVAHDCQVGNNIVMSNATNLGGHVVVEDSAVISGMVGVHQFVRIGKMTMIGAHSKVVKDVPPYILVDGHPATVNGINTVGLRRNGVNPELRKEIKQAYKYLYRSNLNVSQAIEKMDQELDASPEIEHFLRFLHNAQRGICR; encoded by the coding sequence ATGAAAGAAGTTAATAAGGGAAATAATATTGTTCATTTAGCCGAGGTACATGAAACGGCAATTGTTAAATCAGGGGCTAAGATAGGAAAGAATGTCAAGATCGGCCCTTATAGTGTTATTGGGGAGCATGTTGAAATTGGTGATGGAACAGAGATAGGTTCTCATGTAGTTATCGAAGGCTGGACTGAGATTGGTAAAAATAATGAAATCTTTACTGGTGCTTCTATTGGTCAAAAACCGCAGGATTTGAAGTTTGATGGAGAAAAGAGTTATTTAACAATTGGAGACGATAATATTATTCGTGAGTATGCAACTATCCACCGCGGAACTGAAGAAGGCGGTTTGGAAACAAAGATTGGTAATGATAATTTAATTATGGCTTACTGTCATGTAGCCCATGACTGCCAAGTGGGTAATAATATAGTCATGTCTAATGCTACTAACTTAGGGGGCCATGTAGTTGTTGAAGATTCGGCAGTTATCTCTGGTATGGTAGGAGTCCATCAATTCGTCCGCATCGGTAAGATGACAATGATAGGTGCTCATTCGAAGGTGGTTAAGGATGTACCTCCGTATATCTTAGTCGATGGACATCCAGCTACCGTTAATGGCATCAATACAGTAGGCTTAAGAAGAAATGGAGTCAATCCTGAGTTAAGAAAAGAGATTAAACAGGCCTATAAGTATCTATACCGTTCCAACCTCAATGTCTCTCAGGCAATCGAGAAGATGGACCAGGAACTGGATGCCAGTCCTGAAATTGAACATTTCTTACGTTTCTTGCATAATGCCCAGCGCGGAATCTGTAGATAG
- the fabZ gene encoding 3-hydroxyacyl-ACP dehydratase FabZ: MFDINEIKDILPHRYPFLLIDRILEFEEKERVVGLKNVTVNEEFFNGHYPEHPVMPGVLIVETMAQIGGFVMMDSNEENKEQLPYFAGIDKARFRKPVVPGDQLRIEAEVLKLRGKIGKISATASVDGEVAAEAKLMFAMQDK, translated from the coding sequence ATGTTTGATATAAACGAGATTAAGGATATCTTACCACATCGTTATCCTTTCTTATTAATCGATAGAATTCTGGAGTTTGAAGAAAAGGAAAGAGTAGTAGGTTTGAAGAATGTAACTGTCAATGAAGAATTCTTCAACGGCCATTATCCGGAGCATCCAGTAATGCCGGGAGTATTGATTGTGGAGACTATGGCCCAGATAGGCGGTTTTGTTATGATGGACAGCAATGAGGAGAATAAAGAACAGCTTCCTTATTTTGCTGGAATTGATAAAGCCAGGTTTAGAAAGCCGGTTGTACCTGGTGACCAACTAAGGATTGAAGCTGAAGTTTTAAAATTAAGAGGTAAAATCGGTAAAATATCAGCTACGGCCTCAGTTGATGGAGAAGTAGCGGCTGAAGCTAAACTGATGTTTGCCATGCAGGATAAGTAA
- the lpxC gene encoding UDP-3-O-acyl-N-acetylglucosamine deacetylase gives MHIDSKRQQTIKQEITYTGTGLHTGNQQITITCKPLTANSGIRFKRTDLPSAPEIEAVVDNIVSTKRSTSLGTDQWQISTVEHLLAALNGLKIDNLLIEIDAGEVPITDGSSLVFTELLQKAGIKQQNKKCEIHAIEEAVWAREGDTYLVALPGPELKITYTFVSDHPAVGNQFGEFTIDEKTFINQIAPSRTFGFASEIEALQEEGLALGGSLDNAVLIGEEEIVNELRFEDEIVRHKILDIIGDLALIKPFRGHIIAVRSGHALNRRLAHKIKQQVMHCW, from the coding sequence ATGCATATAGATTCTAAGCGGCAGCAGACAATAAAACAGGAGATTACTTATACAGGAACCGGCCTCCATACAGGAAACCAGCAGATCACTATAACCTGTAAGCCTTTAACTGCTAATAGCGGTATTAGATTTAAAAGAACTGATCTCCCATCAGCGCCAGAGATAGAAGCTGTTGTTGATAATATTGTATCCACTAAACGGTCTACTAGTCTAGGAACTGACCAATGGCAGATAAGTACTGTTGAACACTTACTGGCTGCCTTAAATGGATTAAAAATCGATAATCTCTTAATTGAAATTGATGCTGGTGAAGTACCGATAACTGATGGTAGTTCTTTAGTTTTTACAGAACTATTACAGAAGGCAGGTATCAAACAGCAGAATAAGAAATGTGAAATCCATGCAATTGAAGAAGCAGTTTGGGCTAGAGAAGGAGATACTTATTTGGTAGCCTTACCTGGACCGGAGCTTAAAATTACCTATACTTTTGTTTCTGATCATCCAGCAGTAGGAAACCAGTTTGGTGAATTTACTATAGATGAGAAGACTTTTATTAACCAGATAGCTCCCAGCCGGACCTTTGGTTTTGCTAGTGAAATAGAAGCACTGCAAGAAGAGGGATTGGCTTTAGGGGGGAGTTTGGATAATGCAGTTTTGATTGGAGAAGAGGAGATTGTCAATGAGTTGAGGTTTGAAGATGAGATAGTAAGACATAAAATTTTGGATATAATAGGGGATCTAGCCTTAATTAAGCCTTTTAGAGGCCATATTATTGCAGTTCGTTCTGGACATGCTCTAAATAGAAGGCTGGCCCACAAGATTAAGCAGCAGGTGATGCACTGTTGGTAA
- a CDS encoding amino acid ABC transporter ATP-binding protein → MLKVRELYKSYGEVQILKGVNFDVSQGETVIIMGPSGCGKSTTIRCINRLTEPDGGQIIYKGCDLLELNQAELLKARQDIGFVFQNFNLIDRLTVFDNIMLALYKQDTLSLTDKEAVVEDSLNQVQLGDFSNRYPQDLSGGQKQRVAIARALALKPDLMLLDEPTASLDPILVSEVLEVLESITANQNRTLLIVTHELDFAYRVADRILLMDNGKIVEEGPPEQVFENPTSEVGKKYNNLIRDH, encoded by the coding sequence ATGTTGAAAGTAAGAGAATTATATAAGTCTTATGGTGAAGTACAGATTCTTAAGGGCGTTAATTTTGATGTAAGCCAGGGAGAGACCGTTATTATTATGGGGCCTAGCGGCTGTGGAAAGTCAACAACTATTCGCTGTATCAACCGATTGACGGAACCTGACGGCGGGCAGATAATCTATAAAGGCTGTGATTTATTAGAGTTAAACCAGGCTGAACTTTTAAAAGCAAGACAGGATATCGGCTTTGTTTTTCAGAATTTTAATTTAATAGATCGGCTGACAGTTTTTGATAATATTATGTTAGCCTTATATAAACAGGATACTTTATCATTAACAGACAAGGAAGCGGTAGTTGAAGACAGTCTAAATCAGGTTCAGCTCGGTGACTTCAGTAATAGATATCCTCAAGACTTAAGCGGCGGCCAGAAACAGCGAGTAGCAATTGCTAGAGCTTTGGCCTTAAAGCCTGATTTAATGCTGTTGGATGAACCGACTGCTTCTTTGGATCCAATTTTAGTTAGTGAAGTTCTAGAAGTGTTGGAATCAATAACTGCTAATCAGAATAGGACACTGCTGATTGTAACCCATGAACTGGATTTTGCTTATCGGGTAGCTGATAGAATTCTATTAATGGACAACGGAAAGATAGTAGAAGAAGGGCCTCCTGAACAGGTTTTTGAGAATCCAACCTCTGAAGTAGGTAAAAAATATAATAATTTGATCAGAGACCACTGA
- a CDS encoding YjbH domain-containing protein, producing the protein MKLKKNANLLVITLLVGLMLTVGGTAVASTAFEGGFSGLIKTPTADVLPYNKATVGYHHTDRANLVLFNYGAYDNFELGLSNYWYDDEVRADDDLFLNAKLQLLEENNSQPAVSMGLVDEDFYAVASSNLDYDLRGHVGLGNGDFDGLFAGISKTINPVTISTKEENNLQMPVTTLMMEYIDQEFNVGAKFKLTSEFNFNLAVEDLSDLSAGINFNTQF; encoded by the coding sequence ATGAAATTAAAGAAAAATGCAAATTTATTAGTAATTACATTACTGGTCGGATTAATGTTAACTGTCGGTGGTACTGCTGTAGCTAGTACTGCTTTTGAAGGAGGCTTTAGCGGTCTAATTAAAACCCCTACTGCTGATGTTTTACCTTATAATAAGGCGACAGTGGGCTATCATCATACTGATAGAGCTAATCTAGTTCTATTTAATTACGGAGCCTATGATAATTTTGAGTTAGGACTGTCCAATTACTGGTATGATGATGAGGTTAGAGCTGATGATGATCTATTTTTAAATGCTAAATTACAGCTGTTAGAGGAGAATAATAGTCAGCCGGCTGTATCGATGGGGCTGGTGGATGAAGACTTCTATGCAGTAGCCAGTAGTAACCTGGATTATGATTTAAGAGGCCATGTGGGACTCGGTAATGGAGACTTTGATGGGCTGTTTGCTGGAATAAGCAAAACGATTAATCCGGTAACTATCTCTACTAAAGAAGAGAATAATCTCCAGATGCCGGTAACTACTTTAATGATGGAGTATATTGATCAGGAATTCAATGTAGGTGCTAAATTTAAATTAACTTCAGAGTTTAATTTTAATTTAGCTGTAGAGGATTTATCTGATCTATCAGCTGGAATTAACTTTAATACTCAATTTTAA
- the lpxD gene encoding UDP-3-O-(3-hydroxymyristoyl)glucosamine N-acyltransferase yields MEVPLKELAELVDGEIIGEVELIISGVGGVENVAKGEITFAQSDEYLTKAESSLAAAVIVADEIESDKTLLKVDNPRLAFAKIAHEFEPELYKTNEIHSTAVIADDVECGSNVSIGPQVTIESGVSIGDNVRIAAGAHIGSQVKIGAETIIHPNVVIMHQTEVGNRVIIHPGAVIGSDGYGFETTSEGHYKVPQLGNVIIEDDVELGANVTIDRGTTGSTVIGRGTKTDNLVHIAHNVRIAADCLLVAQVGIAGSAEIGEGVTLAGKAGVVGHLEVGANTTVAAQSIITNDVPPDSFYSGYPAREHKSEMRIKAARRKLPAMVKELRELKKEVKSLKEEVKEG; encoded by the coding sequence TTGGAGGTACCATTAAAAGAGCTGGCAGAGTTAGTAGATGGAGAGATAATAGGAGAAGTTGAACTCATAATTTCTGGTGTGGGCGGGGTAGAAAATGTAGCTAAAGGGGAGATTACCTTTGCCCAGAGCGATGAGTACTTAACGAAAGCAGAATCCAGTTTGGCAGCAGCAGTTATTGTTGCTGATGAGATTGAATCGGACAAGACTCTGCTGAAGGTTGATAATCCGAGACTGGCTTTTGCTAAGATTGCTCATGAATTTGAACCTGAGTTATATAAAACGAATGAAATTCATTCTACAGCAGTAATAGCTGATGATGTAGAATGCGGCAGTAATGTTTCGATAGGACCGCAGGTTACTATTGAATCAGGAGTTTCAATTGGAGATAATGTGAGAATAGCAGCGGGAGCTCATATAGGTTCTCAGGTTAAGATTGGTGCTGAAACTATTATTCATCCCAATGTGGTAATTATGCATCAGACTGAAGTAGGAAATAGAGTAATTATTCATCCTGGAGCTGTAATTGGAAGTGACGGTTATGGTTTTGAGACTACTTCCGAAGGACATTATAAAGTACCGCAGTTAGGTAATGTAATAATTGAGGATGATGTAGAATTAGGAGCAAATGTTACTATCGACCGGGGGACTACTGGATCAACAGTCATCGGCAGAGGTACTAAGACTGATAATTTGGTGCATATTGCACATAATGTTAGAATAGCAGCAGATTGTCTTTTAGTTGCCCAGGTAGGGATTGCCGGTAGTGCTGAGATTGGAGAGGGGGTGACATTAGCGGGCAAGGCTGGAGTAGTCGGCCACTTAGAAGTTGGAGCCAATACTACTGTAGCGGCTCAGAGTATTATTACTAATGATGTACCGCCTGATTCCTTCTATTCTGGCTATCCAGCCCGGGAACATAAGTCGGAAATGAGAATTAAGGCGGCACGGCGGAAATTACCTGCAATGGTAAAGGAATTAAGAGAATTAAAAAAAGAAGTTAAGAGTTTGAAGGAAGAAGTAAAGGAGGGGTAA
- a CDS encoding OmpH family outer membrane protein, with protein sequence MDKRLKLLLIGLTVLVLATGCAQQDKVAVVNMQEIVKKSSRIQNYQEQLDNKLQNLQTEYESELENIENEEKLEQKRQEAYQESQEIKSKIESKVKKDIQKAIAKVAEDNRIDVVLDQNNVKYGGVDITDKVIETLKN encoded by the coding sequence ATGGATAAGAGATTGAAGTTATTATTGATTGGATTGACAGTTTTAGTCTTAGCTACTGGCTGTGCCCAACAGGATAAAGTAGCTGTTGTTAATATGCAGGAAATAGTGAAAAAAAGCAGCCGCATTCAGAATTATCAGGAGCAGTTGGACAATAAATTACAGAATTTACAGACTGAGTATGAATCAGAACTGGAGAATATAGAGAATGAAGAAAAATTAGAACAGAAGCGTCAAGAAGCTTACCAAGAAAGTCAGGAGATTAAATCAAAGATTGAATCTAAAGTGAAGAAAGATATACAGAAGGCTATTGCTAAAGTAGCTGAAGATAATAGGATAGATGTAGTCTTGGATCAGAATAATGTGAAATACGGAGGAGTAGATATTACTGATAAGGTTATTGAGACCTTGAAGAATTAG
- a CDS encoding outer membrane chaperone Skp → MQRKLWWKVGSLLVGILFVVQLMGCNNTLSIDKSSQNKSEAVSNKIGIVDLEELKAVHPEAEVLKELNKQIKDSQINLEEQQGFLNLTSQNREEHLQSINEQINKRLQDIKSEYQTKIDERVEKTKEELNAYKESFKQETEEKFEQKKREIRAGLDQKIDKRKEEQSTELQDYQQKLNKEYNRKILNLRLKLQMLDLSSKERKEYQQQLAKLETERKEKLAKKKEELQKKLQEYVSEQQKEAEEKLRSYHQKLTEQMQQKINNKQEEANQELQNYIKEQNQLLQQEIETKREELTTKLKNTIVETEEKLDTNITERNEELAANLEKVKEDRNRLEKKINEDIKERIAEVAEDKGLDVVLTNYSSSLSATNITEDVAVKLKE, encoded by the coding sequence ATGCAGCGTAAGTTATGGTGGAAAGTAGGGAGCTTGTTAGTTGGTATCTTATTTGTAGTCCAGTTGATGGGCTGTAATAACACTTTATCTATTGATAAATCCAGTCAGAATAAATCTGAAGCTGTATCAAATAAAATAGGAATAGTCGATTTAGAAGAATTAAAAGCGGTTCATCCTGAAGCTGAAGTATTAAAAGAGTTGAATAAACAGATTAAGGATAGTCAGATTAATTTAGAAGAGCAGCAGGGTTTTTTGAATTTAACTTCTCAGAATAGAGAAGAACATCTACAGAGTATTAATGAACAGATAAATAAGCGCCTTCAGGATATTAAATCAGAGTATCAAACTAAGATAGATGAACGGGTTGAAAAAACAAAAGAGGAATTAAATGCTTATAAAGAAAGTTTTAAGCAGGAGACCGAAGAAAAGTTTGAACAGAAAAAAAGAGAAATTAGAGCAGGTCTGGACCAGAAGATAGATAAACGAAAGGAAGAACAGAGTACGGAATTACAGGACTACCAACAGAAGTTGAATAAGGAATATAATAGGAAAATTTTGAATTTGAGATTAAAACTGCAGATGCTGGATCTGTCCTCAAAAGAGCGGAAGGAATACCAGCAGCAGTTAGCCAAGTTAGAAACTGAACGTAAAGAAAAGTTAGCTAAGAAGAAGGAAGAATTACAGAAAAAGCTGCAGGAATATGTTTCAGAACAGCAGAAAGAGGCTGAAGAAAAGCTGCGTTCCTATCATCAAAAATTGACTGAACAGATGCAGCAGAAAATAAATAATAAACAAGAAGAAGCCAATCAGGAATTACAGAACTATATTAAAGAACAGAATCAGCTCTTACAGCAAGAGATAGAGACTAAAAGAGAAGAGTTGACTACTAAACTGAAGAATACAATTGTGGAAACAGAGGAGAAACTGGATACGAATATTACAGAGAGAAATGAAGAGTTAGCAGCTAACTTAGAAAAGGTTAAAGAGGATAGGAATAGATTAGAAAAGAAAATTAATGAAGATATTAAAGAAAGGATAGCTGAAGTAGCTGAAGATAAAGGACTGGATGTGGTATTAACTAATTATAGTAGTAGTCTGTCTGCAACCAATATTACAGAAGATGTAGCCGTTAAATTGAAAGAATAA
- a CDS encoding OmpH family outer membrane protein: protein MFKENKLIKILALTLVLSLGIGAVVVLSPMVKAKSEVKKAVAYVDFGKLLKNHPKRDEVDAEFNQYYQNLKEELGSELQSKLEETSGDERQKLLQNYNQRLNEQVKQRQAELLQPLKEDIDATIKKVAAKEEVAVVLHKESVVYGGNDLTDKVLKAMEEQTESN, encoded by the coding sequence ATGTTTAAAGAAAATAAATTAATCAAGATATTAGCTTTAACTTTAGTTTTGAGTCTAGGAATAGGAGCAGTAGTTGTCTTATCCCCAATGGTGAAGGCTAAATCTGAAGTAAAAAAAGCAGTTGCTTATGTTGATTTTGGTAAGTTATTGAAAAACCATCCTAAACGGGATGAAGTTGATGCTGAGTTTAACCAGTATTATCAGAATTTAAAAGAAGAATTAGGTTCTGAACTACAATCGAAGTTAGAAGAAACTAGCGGAGATGAACGCCAGAAACTGCTGCAGAATTATAACCAAAGGCTGAATGAACAGGTTAAGCAGCGCCAGGCTGAACTGTTACAGCCGCTTAAAGAAGATATTGATGCTACTATCAAAAAAGTAGCAGCTAAAGAAGAGGTTGCAGTAGTACTCCATAAAGAATCAGTAGTCTATGGAGGTAATGACCTGACTGATAAGGTCTTAAAGGCTATGGAAGAGCAAACAGAAAGTAATTAA